The Macaca mulatta isolate MMU2019108-1 chromosome 9, T2T-MMU8v2.0, whole genome shotgun sequence genomic sequence gagacggagtctcactctgtcgcccaggctggagtgcagtggtgtgatctcagctcactgcaacctctgcctcacaggttcaagaggttctcctgccttagcctcccgagtagctgggactgcaggagtggaccaccacacctggctaatttttgtatttgtggtagagacagggttttgccacattggccaggctggtcttgaactcctgacctcaggggttctgcctgcctcggcctcccaaagtgcagggattacaggcatgagccactgtgcccagccagaggcATCAGGCTTATAAGAGGCATTAGCTCATTCCATGTGGAGATGCTAACAAATACCAGTTCACAGCCCTGGCCTCTTACCTGGAGATGGGCTCTGATCTCCGAGTCCCTGAAAGTGGGAGGGGACAGGGGTCTGAGGATGAGTACTGGAAGTAGCAGGTGAGGGGGCTTGAGAGGTCACAGTGGGGGATGAGGAGGACACCTGGGTCTTCACTTCCGCCTTGCCTGACAGCTGCCTAGGTTGGTGGGGCGGGGGGTGCCCTGAGAGCCACAGCCATCTGTGCCCTGAAAGCCACAGCTTTCATCCCTACAAAGTCCAAGCTGACTTAGGGGTGAGATCTGCACTGACTAGTGCCACAAATAGGGAACTCCAAGGGCCCCTTGGCCAAAGCTTCATACAGCTGCAGCTCAGCAGAGGGCAGGAGAGAGGTCTGCCCAGCTCCACAGCAGTGACAAAAGATTGATTCCCTTGTTCCCTAGGGAAGGGTTCTAGGCCCAAGCCCCAGCTGAGCTTGTTAATACCTCATGTGAAATAGCTGAGGCCCTTCCCGCAGCATCCCCGTGGCACCTGGGTACTGCACCATGGGCTTCCCCATCAGCTGGATCCACCCTCCAGGAGCCTGCCTCCAGCCACTGCGGTGTCCACTCTGTTCCAGGATGGACTCCCTGCAGAAGCAGGACCTCCGGAGGCCCAAGATCCACGGGGCAGTCCGGGCATCCCCCTACCAGCCGCCCACGTTGGCTTCGCTACAGCGTTTGCTGTGGGTCCGTCAGGCTGCCATGCTGAACCACATCGACGAGGTCTGGCCCAGCCTCTTCCTGGGAGATGCGTGAGTAAGACCCACATTAGGAGTGGGGGTGGCAGAAAGGTGTGAGGTTCACACGGGAATGAGGGCATGAGCCTCTCCCAGAGCCCTCCCGGGCAGAGGTGGCACCCTTACCTCCCACCGTCTCTTtccctatttttctttccttttatattaTTACTGCTTTTAACTGTGGAACTAGAATGCACATAAGAAAAGGgcacagggccgggtgcggtggctcatgcctgtaatcccagcactttgggaggccaagacaggtggatcacttgaggtcaggagttcgagaccagcctggccaacattgtgaaacctcatctctactaaaaatacaaaaaattagccaggcatggtggtggagacctgtaatcgcagctactcaggaggctgaggcaggagaatcacttgaatccgagaggcggaggttgcagtgagctgagatcgcaccattgcattccagcctgggcaataagagcgagactctgtgtcaaaaaagaaaaaaaaaggaaaaaagaaatgtgcacaGAGCATGTATGAACAGCTTCATCACCCAGTGAAGAAAAAGGATATTACTTGTCTCCCAGAAGCCCCTACTGAATCTTTCTCATTATAACTTTTCTATTCTCTGTGGTTAATCACTGTCTGTTGAATTAATTATTTCcctgtttttctttaaagttttaccACCTATATACCTAAACAGTGTAGTCAGTTTCACCTGCTGTTTAAAAttatatgagtggaatcatattgtgtgtgttttgtgcCTGGCATCTTTTGCTCAGATTTGTGAGTCACCCACGTTGTTATGTGTATCTGCAGTTCATTCATATTTTCACTGCTGGAGATTTCATTATATGATTatgccacagtttatccattttaCTGAatatggacatttgaattgtttccactttttgactattatgaacaatgatCCTAGTAATAtttcatcttaaaatttttatttatttatttagagacaaggtctctctctgttgcttaggctggagtgcagggattatcatcattcactgcaacctcaaattcctaggctcagcagttctcctgcctcagcctctcaagtagctgggaatacaggtgtgcaccaccacacctagcgaatttttcttttttttgaggcggagtctcactctgccacccaggctggagtatagtagtgcaatcttcactcactgcagcctcaacctcccaggctcaggtgattctcccacctcagcctcccaagtagctgggactactggcatatgccaccatgcctggctatatttttgtattgtttgtagagagaaggttttgccatgttgcccaggctggtctcgaactcctgaactcgatgaatcctcttgccttggtctcccaaagtgttgggattataggcatgagccacagtgccttcCTGaaaaggagtctttttttttttttttttttttttttttgagatggagtctagctctgttgctcaggctggagtgcagtggcgcaatcttggctcactgcaatctccgcctcctgggtttaagtgattctcctgactcagccttctgagcagctgggactacaggcgcccaccaccaggcctggctaatttttgtgtttttagtagagttggggtgtcaccatgttggccaggctggtctcaaactcctgacctcaagtgatccgcccacctcagtctccctaagtgctggatttataggaatgagccaccgcacccagcatgAAAAGGAGTCTTAAACTCCAACTGGAGGAGCCCCTTCACCCTGGGCCGATTTGCAGGCTCTTGTCTCTTCCCTTGGTGGGTGGTGGGCAGGGGTGTTTGCAGACTTCAACCCAGCCAGAGCTGCCACAGTGAGATCTACCGCCACCCTCCTAACCCCTTGTGCCCTCCCCTCCAGGTACGCAGCCCGGGACAAGAGCAAGCTGACCCAGCTGGGAATCACCCACGTTGTGAATGCCGCTGCGGGCAAGTTCCAGGTGGACACAGGTGCCAAGTTCTACCGTGGAATGTCCCTGGAGTACTATGGCATCGAGGCAGATGACAACCCCTTCTTTGACCTCAGTGTCTACTTCCTGCCTGTTGCTCGATACATCCGAGCTGCCCTCAGTATTCCCCAAGGTGCACTTCTGGGTCTGGCatggtggagggtggagggtgcgCTTTAGGACTCTCCATTTTTCCAGTAGCCCTGGTGGGTGGGAGTCCAGAGAGACAACCCCTTTCAGCAACCCTCCCACTCCATGGGACAAATAGCTACTACCATTCAGTGAGTGTCGCCTTCAGGGACACCCTCGAGGCTAGCAATCACGGACATAACTAAGATCCAGTGTAGTCATCAGCATCACCACATCCCTCCATAAGAGGCCAGGCACTGGACAGAAGGTATAGGACCCAGCGAAGCTCTTGAGCAGGCTCCTCTACGATGAGTCCTTGGCATAGAGCTGCAGGGGCAGGCTAGATGGCAGAACTCAGGGGAGGTAGGTGGACACCCCCTATAATCTGATGCAAACCCAGGGACCTGAGGAATTCAATAAACCCCCTTCCCCTGGCCCAGAGTTGCAAAGAATGCCTGAGGAAGCACCTGGACCTGAAGAAGGAAATCCCAGCTGCTAACCTAAACTCTGCCTCTAACTTGCTACGTGACTTTGAGCCAGCCttctctctctgggcttcagttgcCCCATTTGACAGAGTAGACAGTGTCAGTATTGCAGGATGCTGTAGAGGATGGCCATGGGTGTCTCTTCTTCCCAAAGGGGTGGGTGGTTCAAGGGCAGGTAGCTGATGTTAGCTTGGTTCTCCCCACAGGCCGCGTGCTGGTACACTGTGCCATGGGGATAAGCCGCTCTGCCACGCTTGTCCTGGCCTTCCTCATGATCTACGAGAACATGACGCTGGTAGAGGCCATCCAGACGGTGCAGGCCCACCGCAATATCTGCCCTAACTCAGGCTTCCTCCGGCAGCTCCAGGTTCTGGACAACCGACTGGGGCGGGAGACGGGGCGGCT encodes the following:
- the DUSP13B gene encoding dual specificity protein phosphatase 13B, with protein sequence MPQVGGRPLSRLERSQWGMRRTPGSSLPPCPTASHWVSLAKPEASWVPVSLSGPGTAYQREKMFFPVCTFPSHWSRGSGAVSKDRSPSPTRHQAHILVPLKIQLRRVPDSFSQQMPETSHLTRVGPDIQRWPESWGMDSLQKQDLRRPKIHGAVRASPYQPPTLASLQRLLWVRQAAMLNHIDEVWPSLFLGDAYAARDKSKLTQLGITHVVNAAAGKFQVDTGAKFYRGMSLEYYGIEADDNPFFDLSVYFLPVARYIRAALSIPQGRVLVHCAMGISRSATLVLAFLMIYENMTLVEAIQTVQAHRNICPNSGFLRQLQVLDNRLGRETGRL